From the genome of Impatiens glandulifera chromosome 9, dImpGla2.1, whole genome shotgun sequence, one region includes:
- the LOC124915209 gene encoding AAA-ATPase ASD, mitochondrial-like, with protein MMPLLMMMGGETWANLGSIAAGMMFVWAMYRQYFPHDLREPIEKYAHKLMSFVYPYVQITFHEYSGDGFERSKVYVAIERYLAKNSTNHAKRLKADVAYGSDAVLVFSMDDHEEVVDNFQNGVKLWWSSNQNITQRQSISFYPREDEKRYYKLKFHKKNRDLVTNTYLKHVLDEGKAIQVMTRQRKLYTNSKNDGGYSYRRKMWSHVKFEHPSNFNTLAMDPIKKKEIINDLIKFSQSKDYYTQIGKAWKRGYLLYGPPGTGKSSMIAAMANLLEYDVYDLELTAVKDNTELRKLLIDTSSKSIVVIEDIDCSLDLTGQRKKENEEKDDDKEKEKEKELAKMKPEEKDSKVTLSGLLNFIDGLWSSCGGERIIVFTTNYKEKLDPALIRRGRMDKHVELSYCGFEAFKILAKNYMGIESHKLFTTIEKKLKEVNMTPADVAENLMPKSEEDDADSCLEGLIVAMDKAKEDAIKLKAEEEEQRLKKEEDEKKDKEKDKDKDKEKSEKDKEKSEKGTCNCNCCCCCKEKEK; from the coding sequence atgatgccattgttgatgatgatgggaGGAGAGACATGGGCAAACCTCGGATCAATCGCGGCCGGAATGATGTTTGTCTGGGCTATGTACAGACAATACTTTCCTCACGATCTTCGTGAACCTATTGAGAAATACGCTCACAAACTCATGAGCTTCGTCTACCCTTACGTTCAAATTACCTTCCATGAGTATTCCGGCGACGGCTTCGAACGTTCCAAGGTCTACGTCGCGATTGAGCGTTACCTCGCCAAGAACTCCACAAATCATGCCAAAAGACTCAAAGCTGACGTTGCTTACGGTTCTGACGCAGTACTCGTCTTCAGCATGGACGACCACGAAGAAGTTGTCGACAATTTCCAAAACGGAGTCAAGCTCTGGTGGTCATCTAACCAGAACATAACGCAGCGTCAATCAATCTCATTCTACCCAAGAGAGGACGAGAAACGCTATTACAAACTCAAGTTCCATAAGAAGAACCGCGATCTCGTCACCAACACTTACCTAAAACACGTTCTTGATGAGGGTAAAGCGATTCAGGTCATGACTCGACAGAGGAAGCTCTATACAAATAGTAAGAACGATGGAGGGTATAGTTATAGACGTAAAATGTGGAGTCATGTGAAATTTGAACATCCTTCTAATTTCAATACTCTGGCTATGGATCCAATCAAGAAGAAGGAGATTATCAATGATTTGATCAAGTTCAGTCAGTCTAAAGATTATTATACCCAAATTGGAAAGGCATGGAAACGTGGGTATCTCTTGTATGGTCCTCCAGGGACGGGTAAATCGTCTATGATCGCGGCCATGGCTAATCTTCTTGAGTACGATGTATATGATCTTGAATTGACGGCTGTTAAGGATAATACAGAGCTGAGGAAGCTACTAATCGATACGTCTAGTAAATCGATTGTGGTGATTGAAGACATCGATTGTTCACTTGATTTGACGGGGCAGAGGAAGAAGGAGAATGAGGAGAAGGATGATGATAAGGAAAAGGAGAAGGAAAAGGAACTTGCTAAGATGAAACCAGAGGAGAAGGATAGTAAAGTTACTTTGTCTGGGCTTTTGAATTTCATAGATGGGTTATGGTCGTCCTGTGGTGGGGAGAGAATAATTGTTTTCACGACGAATTATAAGGAGAAACTGGATCCTGCTCTTATTCGGAGGGGGAGAATGGATAAGCATGTTGAATTGTCCTATTGTGGGTTCGAGGCGTTTAAGATTCTTGCAAAGAATTACATGGGCATTGAATCTCATAAGCTGTTTACTACAATTgagaaaaaattgaaagaagTGAATATGACGCCGGCGGATGTGGCTGAGAATCTGATGCCGAAATCTGAAGAGGATGATGCTGATAGTTGTTTGGAGGGTCTGATTGTGGCCATGGATAAGGCTAAGGAAGACGCAATTAAGTTGAAAGCTGAAGAGGAGGAACAGAGGTTGAAGAAGGAGGAAGATGAGaagaaagacaaagaaaaagacaaagacaaagacaaagagAAGTCGGAGAAAGACAAAGAGAAGTCGGAGAAAGGAACCTGCAACTGCaactgctgctgctgctgcaaaGAGAAGGAGAAGTGA